A DNA window from Thermosynechococcaceae cyanobacterium Okahandja contains the following coding sequences:
- a CDS encoding ABC transporter ATP-binding protein, which translates to MIQVEHLTKVYGTTVALRDVSFTAATGEILGLLGPNGAGKTTTMRILAGYLPATSGTAAIAGYEVHTDPMAVRQRIGYLPENPPLYTEMTVGGYLHFVARIKGVSAGDRPTRVNYALKSCGLLDRQQTIIRKLSKGYRQRVGIAQAIVHDPPAIILDEPTVGLDPRQIIEVRNLIQTLAGQHTVILSTHILAEVSMTCDRAVIINKGEVAGVGKLDELMQQLSGSYTYDLELVGDRQQIQALLTQMPQLHNVNWLSNDGAPRQQLRVSSPEEIGADLATLLVQNGMHLYEMRRSQANLEEVFLKLTTDDVTAAEPTPAEVTIAEDANA; encoded by the coding sequence ATGATTCAGGTTGAGCACCTGACCAAAGTGTACGGCACAACGGTTGCCCTGCGCGACGTTAGCTTTACGGCAGCGACGGGTGAAATTTTAGGACTCCTTGGCCCCAACGGTGCGGGCAAAACCACAACGATGCGCATTTTGGCCGGCTATTTACCGGCCACCAGTGGCACCGCCGCCATTGCTGGCTATGAAGTCCACACCGATCCAATGGCCGTGCGCCAGCGGATTGGCTACCTGCCAGAGAATCCCCCCCTCTACACCGAAATGACCGTAGGGGGCTATCTCCACTTTGTGGCCCGGATTAAGGGGGTGAGTGCGGGCGATCGCCCCACGCGGGTGAATTATGCCCTTAAAAGCTGCGGCCTCCTCGATCGTCAGCAGACCATTATTCGCAAGCTCTCGAAGGGGTATCGGCAGCGGGTGGGCATTGCCCAAGCCATTGTCCACGACCCGCCCGCTATTATTCTGGATGAACCCACGGTGGGACTAGACCCACGTCAAATTATTGAGGTGCGCAATCTCATCCAAACCCTTGCTGGCCAGCATACGGTCATTCTGTCCACCCACATTTTGGCAGAAGTGAGCATGACCTGCGATCGCGCTGTGATTATTAATAAGGGCGAAGTGGCAGGGGTGGGCAAGCTAGATGAATTGATGCAGCAGCTTAGTGGCAGCTATACCTACGACCTCGAACTGGTGGGCGATCGCCAGCAGATTCAAGCCCTGCTCACCCAGATGCCGCAACTCCACAACGTCAATTGGCTCAGCAACGACGGGGCACCCCGCCAACAACTGCGGGTTAGCAGCCCTGAAGAAATTGGTGCCGATCTGGCCACGCTCCTCGTCCAAAATGGTATGCACCTTTACGAAATGCGCCGCTCCCAAGCCAACCTTGAAGAGGTGTTCCTCAAGCTCACCACCGATGATGTGACTGCCGCCGAGCCGACCCCTGCTGAAGTCACGATCGCGGAGGATGCCAATGCCTAG
- a CDS encoding site-2 protease family protein, whose translation MGQGWQVGRVFGIPLRIDRSWFIIILLFSVLNGSDWQATYPEWGLWAWLMGLVISLLLFGSVLLHELGHSLAARAQGITVRSITLFLFGGMAAIERESATPGQAFQVAIAGPLVSFGLFVLLRLGAVAVPAESPLHELLLYLASINFVLGAFNLLPGLPLDGGQILKAGVWKLTGSRFQGICWAARSGQVLGWLAISLGLAGVLLGSGNGLWIGLLGWFALQNATLYSRLSRLQEGLLKVTAAAAMSRDYRVVEGTLSLREFADRYLLLADRQPTAYFVATDGRYRGLLDPQALNHVERSTWEHTAIEQLAVPLTAIATVRESDPLATVVCTLEEKEQRFLTVLSPAGAVAGVIDRGDVLAALARQLGWQLGKQDLQLLKQQTHYPPEMQLLEVARTALQLQDRTNPLPNAE comes from the coding sequence ATGGGACAAGGCTGGCAAGTGGGGCGCGTCTTTGGGATTCCTCTCCGCATTGATCGCTCGTGGTTTATCATTATCCTTCTCTTTAGCGTCCTCAACGGCAGTGATTGGCAGGCCACATATCCTGAGTGGGGTCTCTGGGCTTGGCTGATGGGGTTAGTGATTTCGCTGCTGTTGTTTGGCTCGGTACTGTTGCACGAGTTGGGGCACAGTTTGGCCGCCCGTGCCCAAGGGATTACGGTTCGCTCGATTACCCTCTTTTTGTTTGGGGGGATGGCCGCCATTGAGCGGGAGTCGGCAACCCCGGGTCAAGCGTTTCAGGTGGCGATCGCGGGGCCATTGGTCAGTTTTGGCCTGTTTGTGCTGCTGCGCTTAGGGGCAGTGGCGGTACCCGCCGAGAGTCCGTTGCATGAACTGCTGCTTTATCTGGCCAGCATTAACTTTGTCTTGGGGGCGTTTAATTTATTACCCGGGCTGCCCCTTGACGGTGGTCAGATTCTGAAGGCGGGGGTGTGGAAACTTACCGGCAGCCGCTTCCAAGGGATTTGCTGGGCGGCGCGATCCGGGCAGGTGCTGGGCTGGCTGGCCATTAGCCTTGGCTTGGCAGGTGTCCTGTTGGGTAGCGGCAACGGCCTTTGGATTGGCCTGTTGGGGTGGTTTGCCCTCCAGAATGCGACCCTGTACAGTCGCCTCAGTCGTCTCCAAGAAGGCTTGCTCAAGGTCACGGCGGCAGCAGCCATGTCGCGGGATTATCGCGTCGTCGAGGGCACCCTCTCGTTGCGGGAGTTTGCCGATCGCTACCTGCTGTTAGCGGATCGTCAGCCCACGGCCTATTTTGTGGCTACCGACGGGCGCTATCGTGGCCTGCTGGATCCTCAGGCCCTGAACCATGTGGAGCGCAGTACTTGGGAGCACACCGCCATTGAGCAGTTAGCCGTTCCGTTGACGGCGATCGCGACGGTGCGAGAGAGCGACCCGCTGGCCACCGTGGTCTGCACCCTTGAAGAAAAAGAGCAGCGCTTTTTAACGGTACTCTCGCCTGCCGGTGCCGTGGCGGGTGTGATTGATCGGGGGGACGTGTTGGCGGCTCTGGCGCGGCAGTTGGGCTGGCAATTGGGCAAGCAGGATCTGCAACTGCTGAAGCAGCAAACCCACTACCCCCCAGAGATGCAACTCCTAGAAGTGGCGCGCACGGCCTTGCAATTGCAGGATCGCACCAATCCGCTGCCAAACGCCGAGTAA
- a CDS encoding universal stress protein, producing the protein MYKKILVAVDDTELGELAFQTALDLALHYQAQMMLIHVLSPTNESYPDPIFTTPLASGVYVGLHEEVMRAYAEQWESFEQKGLEMLRHLTQVATDKGVATEFTQALGDAGRAICDLAKDWESDLIVMGRRGLKGLSEFFLGSVSNYVLHNAQCSVLAIQRPSS; encoded by the coding sequence ATGTATAAAAAAATTTTGGTTGCGGTGGATGATACGGAGCTTGGCGAATTAGCCTTTCAAACGGCGTTAGATTTGGCTTTACACTATCAAGCTCAAATGATGCTCATCCATGTCCTCTCTCCGACGAATGAATCCTATCCGGATCCAATTTTCACCACCCCCTTGGCATCGGGGGTGTATGTGGGGCTGCACGAGGAAGTGATGCGCGCCTATGCGGAGCAGTGGGAAAGCTTTGAACAAAAAGGCTTAGAGATGCTGCGGCACTTAACCCAAGTGGCCACCGACAAGGGGGTTGCCACCGAGTTTACCCAAGCCTTGGGGGATGCGGGGCGAGCCATTTGTGACCTAGCCAAGGACTGGGAAAGCGATCTGATCGTCATGGGGCGACGGGGGCTGAAAGGTCTGAGTGAGTTTTTCTTGGGGAGCGTCAGCAACTACGTCCTGCACAATGCCCAGTGCTCCGTGCTGGCCATCCAACGGCCAAGCTCTTAA
- a CDS encoding diguanylate cyclase — translation MENSVNAPPEAPKRKPVVICVDDEPAVLESLRIELRRALGEECLIETAEDGEDALALMSELQEEDHEIALVLSDYIMPNIKGDELLARMHQMSPNTLKIMLTGQANLEAVGNALKLAKLYRYMAKPWTPEDLKVTVLEAVHSYLQDRKLDEQNYRLQLLNEQLRQANTELERVVNQQAAIIAARTAELQAANQELMHLSVTDPLTELPNRRHFDAYLRQEWLAAIRDRQPLSLILIDVDCFKAYNDHYGHHAGDLCLQQVAQVLRQGVQRPRDFVARYGGEEFVMILPNTDLGGAELVARQVQEALQDRCIVHEHSSASHCLTLSFGVTSVIPVGVDSPLELFNAADKALYDAKRQGRNRIVVNSIPKSPTVPC, via the coding sequence TTGGAGAATTCAGTCAACGCGCCCCCTGAAGCACCGAAGCGCAAGCCCGTGGTCATTTGTGTGGATGATGAACCAGCGGTTCTAGAAAGTTTGCGCATTGAGCTACGGCGCGCCCTAGGCGAGGAGTGCCTCATTGAAACCGCCGAAGATGGTGAGGATGCCCTTGCCCTGATGAGTGAGCTACAGGAAGAGGATCACGAAATTGCCCTTGTCCTTTCAGACTACATCATGCCCAATATCAAAGGGGATGAGTTATTGGCGCGGATGCACCAGATGTCCCCCAATACCCTGAAAATTATGCTCACTGGCCAAGCCAACCTCGAGGCCGTGGGGAATGCCCTTAAATTGGCCAAGCTCTACCGCTATATGGCCAAGCCTTGGACACCTGAAGACCTAAAAGTGACGGTCTTGGAGGCCGTGCACAGTTACCTGCAAGATCGCAAGCTAGATGAGCAAAACTATCGCCTACAACTCCTCAATGAGCAGCTTCGCCAAGCCAACACGGAGTTAGAGCGGGTTGTGAATCAGCAGGCGGCAATTATTGCGGCACGTACCGCGGAACTCCAAGCGGCCAACCAAGAGTTAATGCACCTGTCGGTCACGGATCCACTGACGGAGCTACCCAATCGCCGTCATTTTGATGCCTACCTGCGCCAAGAGTGGCTGGCCGCCATTCGCGATCGCCAACCCCTCTCCCTGATTTTGATTGATGTGGATTGCTTCAAGGCGTACAACGATCACTACGGTCACCACGCGGGGGATCTGTGCCTCCAGCAAGTGGCTCAGGTGCTGCGGCAGGGAGTGCAGCGCCCACGGGATTTTGTTGCCCGCTACGGCGGCGAGGAATTCGTCATGATCTTGCCCAATACCGACCTTGGTGGAGCGGAGTTGGTGGCGCGTCAGGTGCAAGAAGCCCTTCAGGATCGTTGCATTGTCCATGAACATTCCAGCGCTAGCCACTGCCTAACCCTTAGCTTTGGGGTGACCTCCGTCATTCCGGTGGGGGTCGATTCCCCCCTAGAGTTATTTAATGCCGCCGATAAGGCCCTTTACGATGCCAAGCGCCAAGGGCGCAACCGCATTGTTGTCAATTCTATTCCCAAGTCTCCCACTGTTCCTTGCTAA
- a CDS encoding aldo/keto reductase, protein MQTRLLGCTNLKITPLILGTWQAGKRWWVGIEDEDSIRTIRTAVEAGMTTIDTAEVYGDGHSERIVAAAVGDLRDRCVYATKVFANHLRYADVIAACERSLRNLNTDYIDLYQIHWPAGSFGTELVPIAETMKAMVELRQAGKIRAIGVSNFSRAQLLEAMQYGRIDSIQPPYSLFWRWAETELVPFCIEHEITILAYSSLAQGLLTGRFGPEHRFDPEDNRAKNQLFQGETYARALEAIELMKPIAASLGTTVGNLALAWLLHQPQTCAIVGARHPEQVLENLKAAELTLDQSILAMLDEISQPVLATLDLSNPVMWKW, encoded by the coding sequence ATGCAAACCCGTCTCCTTGGCTGCACAAACCTGAAGATCACGCCCCTCATTCTGGGTACTTGGCAAGCCGGTAAACGCTGGTGGGTCGGCATTGAGGATGAGGACTCTATCCGCACCATTCGCACGGCGGTTGAGGCCGGGATGACCACCATTGATACGGCGGAAGTCTATGGTGATGGCCACTCAGAGCGGATTGTGGCTGCTGCGGTCGGTGACTTGCGCGATCGCTGTGTGTATGCCACCAAGGTCTTTGCTAATCACCTACGCTACGCCGATGTGATTGCTGCCTGTGAGCGATCGCTCCGCAACCTCAACACCGACTACATCGACCTCTACCAAATCCACTGGCCCGCAGGTTCCTTTGGCACCGAGCTTGTCCCGATTGCTGAAACCATGAAGGCCATGGTGGAACTGCGGCAGGCGGGCAAAATTCGCGCCATTGGTGTCTCTAACTTTTCCCGGGCGCAACTGCTAGAGGCGATGCAGTACGGTCGCATTGACAGCATTCAGCCTCCCTACTCCCTCTTTTGGCGCTGGGCAGAAACAGAACTGGTGCCCTTTTGTATTGAGCACGAGATTACAATCTTGGCCTACTCCTCCCTTGCCCAGGGGTTACTCACTGGACGCTTTGGCCCCGAGCATCGCTTTGATCCTGAAGACAACCGCGCCAAGAATCAACTGTTTCAGGGGGAAACCTACGCCCGTGCCCTTGAAGCCATTGAACTCATGAAACCCATTGCCGCAAGCCTAGGGACAACGGTAGGGAACTTGGCCTTGGCGTGGCTGCTGCACCAACCCCAAACCTGTGCCATTGTGGGGGCACGCCATCCAGAGCAGGTACTGGAAAACCTGAAGGCCGCAGAACTTACCCTCGATCAATCAATTCTCGCGATGCTCGATGAGATTAGCCAACCCGTGCTGGCTACCCTTGACCTTAGCAATCCGGTAATGTGGAAGTGGTGA
- a CDS encoding cobalt-precorrin-6A reductase, protein MARPIWLIGGTSDSRWLATHLLAAGYPCWVTVTTPDACSLYPNDPRLTCHVERLTAASARQWVQQQQIQAILDASHPFAAEISTLAIGLSQELQLPYLRFERPDYSPTTDRCLDLATLLHSQCLVGERVLLTIGTKYLSAFAPLQQQATLFARILPTPAALEAALAAGFARQRLVALFPPVTRELERALWQQWQITTVVTKASGTASEQLKQELAQELGVQLITLQRPQIPYPHVTRNWAGVAAFLAQLA, encoded by the coding sequence GTGGCTCGTCCCATTTGGCTCATTGGCGGCACCAGTGACAGCCGTTGGTTAGCGACCCACCTGCTCGCCGCGGGCTATCCCTGCTGGGTTACGGTCACAACCCCCGATGCCTGTAGCCTCTACCCCAATGATCCGCGGCTCACCTGCCATGTGGAGCGTTTGACGGCAGCCTCCGCCCGGCAGTGGGTGCAGCAGCAGCAGATTCAGGCCATTCTGGATGCCTCTCACCCCTTTGCCGCCGAAATTTCTACCCTAGCCATTGGCCTAAGTCAGGAACTACAACTCCCCTACTTGCGTTTTGAGCGCCCCGACTATAGCCCTACTACTGACCGCTGCCTAGACTTAGCAACCCTCCTCCACAGCCAGTGCTTGGTAGGGGAGCGGGTACTGCTGACTATTGGCACAAAATACCTCAGTGCTTTTGCCCCCTTGCAACAGCAGGCGACCCTGTTTGCCCGCATTTTACCCACCCCTGCCGCTCTTGAGGCCGCCTTGGCCGCTGGCTTTGCACGGCAGCGCCTTGTGGCTCTCTTTCCCCCCGTGACCCGAGAGCTAGAGCGCGCCCTGTGGCAGCAGTGGCAGATTACCACCGTTGTTACCAAAGCCTCAGGTACCGCCAGCGAGCAACTTAAACAAGAGCTTGCCCAAGAACTCGGGGTACAACTGATTACCCTCCAGCGCCCCCAAATCCCCTACCCCCATGTCACCCGTAACTGGGCCGGAGTCGCGGCATTTCTGGCACAGCTAGCGTGA
- a CDS encoding citrate synthase, translated as MVACEFSPGLDGIPVAQSAISYVDGQAGVLEYRGVPIEELAEKSTFLETSFLLIWGYWPTQEELAAFEHDITYHRRVKYRIRDMMKCFPDSGHPMDALQASAGALGLFYSRRALDDPAYIRAAVIRLLAKIPTMVAAFQLIRKGNDPVMPCDELDYAANFLYMLNEQRPDPFAARVFDICLILHAEHTMNASTFSARVTASTLTDPYAVVASAVGTLAGPLHGGANEDVINMLEEIGSVENVRPYVEKCVNNKIKIAGFGHRVYKVKDPRATILQKLAEQLFDKFGGDRYYDIALKLEEVVGEYLSYKGIYPNVDFYSGLVYRRLGIPSDLFTPVFAIARVAGWLAHWKEQLEANRIYRPTQVYTGAHQQPYVPMAERGSR; from the coding sequence ATGGTTGCTTGCGAATTTAGTCCCGGTCTTGACGGTATTCCCGTTGCTCAATCGGCCATTAGTTATGTGGATGGCCAAGCAGGCGTACTTGAATATCGCGGTGTCCCGATCGAGGAACTTGCGGAAAAAAGTACTTTTCTCGAGACTTCGTTTTTACTGATCTGGGGCTATTGGCCCACCCAAGAGGAACTGGCGGCGTTTGAGCACGATATTACCTACCACCGTCGCGTTAAGTACCGCATCCGTGACATGATGAAGTGTTTTCCCGATAGCGGCCACCCTATGGATGCCCTACAAGCGTCAGCGGGAGCGTTGGGGCTGTTTTACTCGCGGCGGGCACTAGATGATCCGGCCTATATTCGGGCGGCGGTGATTCGGCTGCTGGCCAAAATTCCAACGATGGTGGCCGCCTTCCAGCTTATCCGGAAGGGGAATGATCCGGTCATGCCCTGTGATGAATTAGACTATGCGGCCAATTTCCTCTATATGCTCAATGAGCAGCGCCCGGATCCCTTTGCGGCGCGGGTGTTTGATATTTGCCTGATTCTGCACGCCGAACATACGATGAATGCCTCGACCTTTTCAGCGCGGGTGACGGCGTCCACCCTGACGGACCCCTACGCGGTGGTGGCATCGGCGGTGGGAACCCTTGCCGGACCGCTGCACGGCGGTGCTAATGAGGATGTGATTAATATGCTCGAAGAAATCGGCAGTGTGGAAAATGTCCGTCCCTACGTGGAAAAGTGCGTCAACAACAAGATTAAAATTGCTGGCTTTGGTCACCGTGTCTATAAGGTGAAGGACCCCCGCGCAACCATTTTGCAGAAGTTGGCGGAGCAGTTGTTTGATAAGTTTGGGGGCGATCGCTACTACGATATTGCCCTGAAGCTGGAGGAGGTGGTCGGCGAGTACCTCAGTTACAAGGGCATTTATCCGAATGTGGATTTTTACTCCGGCTTGGTCTATCGTCGCCTTGGCATTCCCAGTGACTTGTTTACGCCGGTGTTTGCGATCGCTCGGGTGGCGGGGTGGCTGGCCCACTGGAAGGAGCAACTAGAAGCCAACCGCATCTACCGTCCCACCCAAGTTTATACCGGTGCCCATCAGCAGCCCTACGTGCCCATGGCCGAGCGGGGATCACGCTAG
- the bchB gene encoding ferredoxin:protochlorophyllide reductase (ATP-dependent) subunit B, which yields MKLAYWMYAGPAHIGTLRIASSFQNVHGIMHAPLGDDYFNVMRSMLERERNFTPVTASIVDRHVLARGSQEKVVDNITRKDSEEHPDLIVLTPTCTSSILQEDLQNFVQRASLSTTADVILADVNHYRVNELQAADRTLDQIIQFYIDKARRQGTLVTSKTATPSVNIIGLTTLGFHNQHDCRELKQLMADLGIHVNLVLPAGASVHDLARLPQAWFNLVPYREIGGLSAQYLAKEFDMPSVSITPMGVVETARCIRAIQAVLNAQGADVDYEPFIERQTREVSQAAWFSRSIDCQNLTGKKAVVFGDNTHAAAMTKILSREMGIHVVWAGTYCTYDADWFREQVAGLCDEVLITDDHTVVGDAIARVEPAAIFGTQMERHVGKRLSIPCGVIAAPIHIQDFPVGYRPFLGYEGTNQLVDLIYNSFTLGMEDHLLEIFGGHDTKEVIHKGLSATADLTWTTDGLAELNKIPGFVRGKVKRNTEKFAREQGITQITVEVLYAAKEAVGA from the coding sequence ATGAAACTTGCCTATTGGATGTACGCTGGCCCGGCTCACATTGGTACCCTGCGCATTGCCAGTTCCTTTCAAAACGTCCATGGCATTATGCACGCCCCCCTTGGGGATGACTACTTCAACGTCATGCGATCCATGCTGGAGCGGGAGCGCAACTTTACCCCCGTGACCGCCAGTATTGTCGATCGCCATGTGTTGGCACGCGGCTCGCAAGAAAAAGTGGTTGACAATATTACCCGCAAAGACAGCGAAGAGCATCCCGATTTAATTGTCCTGACCCCCACCTGTACCTCCAGCATTCTCCAAGAAGACCTACAAAACTTTGTCCAGCGAGCCAGCCTCAGTACCACTGCCGATGTTATTTTGGCGGATGTCAACCACTACCGCGTCAATGAACTGCAAGCCGCCGATCGCACCCTAGATCAAATTATCCAGTTTTACATTGATAAGGCGCGCCGCCAAGGGACGCTCGTTACCAGCAAAACTGCCACGCCCAGCGTGAACATTATTGGCCTCACAACTCTAGGGTTCCATAACCAGCACGACTGCCGCGAACTCAAGCAACTCATGGCGGACTTAGGCATTCACGTGAACCTTGTGTTGCCCGCAGGTGCCTCGGTACACGACTTGGCACGTCTGCCCCAGGCATGGTTTAACCTCGTGCCCTACCGTGAAATCGGCGGCCTGAGTGCCCAGTACCTTGCCAAGGAATTTGATATGCCTAGCGTCAGCATTACGCCCATGGGGGTGGTGGAAACGGCACGCTGCATCCGAGCCATCCAAGCCGTACTGAACGCCCAAGGGGCAGATGTGGACTACGAGCCGTTTATTGAGCGGCAAACCCGCGAGGTCTCCCAAGCGGCTTGGTTTTCCCGCTCGATTGACTGCCAGAACCTCACCGGTAAAAAAGCCGTTGTCTTTGGTGACAATACCCATGCTGCCGCCATGACCAAAATCCTGAGCCGTGAAATGGGCATTCATGTGGTGTGGGCGGGCACCTACTGCACCTACGATGCCGATTGGTTCCGGGAGCAGGTGGCAGGTCTATGCGATGAGGTCCTGATTACCGATGACCACACGGTTGTGGGTGATGCCATTGCCCGAGTTGAACCGGCGGCCATCTTTGGCACCCAAATGGAGCGCCATGTGGGGAAACGGCTGAGTATTCCCTGCGGTGTCATCGCCGCCCCGATTCATATTCAAGATTTTCCGGTGGGCTATCGCCCCTTTTTGGGGTACGAGGGTACCAACCAACTGGTGGATCTCATCTATAACTCCTTTACCCTTGGCATGGAAGATCACCTGCTGGAAATTTTTGGCGGCCACGATACCAAAGAAGTCATCCACAAAGGCTTGTCAGCAACCGCAGATTTAACCTGGACCACGGATGGGTTAGCGGAACTGAATAAGATCCCGGGTTTTGTGCGCGGTAAAGTGAAGCGCAACACCGAAAAGTTTGCCCGCGAGCAAGGGATTACCCAGATTACGGTTGAAGTCCTTTATGCCGCGAAGGAAGCCGTTGGTGCTTAG
- the recN gene encoding DNA repair protein RecN encodes MLQTLRIENFALITALEVTFHGGLNVLTGETGAGKSILLDAIDALLGGKLTARHLRAEATQGRIEAVFRLTPELEAWLERMEIEPLEGELLCSRDFSLKGETLRSRSRVNGVLVNRQQLQELRPYLVRFTAQGQAVQLANPAQQREWLDHYGGANLLAQRQRVSECYRAWQENQRQLTAFQEVEQQRLQRLDLLQFQLRELESANLEDAQELEQLQQDYQRLSHLHELQEQSQRAYYWLEEAEPSARELLGQAQVALEALIPLDPTLAPVLELLEGAIAQGEEAARQLRSYADTLEAQPDALDRIGSRIHVLQRLCRKYGPDLASVIAFRDRTAAQLRELQDHHANYEHLHQRSQELLAELRSASDQLHHLRQQAAERLEAELLDHLQPLGLAHARFQVHFESVPPSSYGGDQVTFLWSANPGQPLQPLGEVASGGEMSRFLLALETCLTTQQTAKTLIFDEIDAGVSGRIAAAIADRLQQLSRHHQTLCVTHQSLIAAAADHHYHVHKLSRHATTTVAVHYLDAEERLHALADLAGGDRSAAALSFASRLLEQQQQRQIQQPHPQVPIKS; translated from the coding sequence ATGCTGCAAACACTGCGGATTGAGAACTTTGCCCTGATCACGGCGCTGGAGGTAACGTTCCACGGGGGGCTGAACGTGCTGACGGGGGAAACGGGGGCGGGCAAGTCAATCCTCTTAGATGCCATTGATGCCCTGCTTGGGGGCAAGCTAACAGCACGGCACCTGCGGGCTGAGGCCACCCAAGGACGTATCGAAGCGGTCTTTCGTCTGACCCCCGAACTGGAGGCATGGCTCGAGCGGATGGAGATTGAGCCGCTTGAGGGGGAACTGCTGTGCAGCCGTGACTTTAGCCTGAAGGGGGAGACCCTCCGCAGCCGGAGTCGCGTCAATGGCGTCCTAGTGAATCGGCAACAGCTACAGGAGTTGCGCCCCTACTTGGTGCGGTTCACGGCTCAGGGGCAAGCGGTGCAACTGGCCAACCCCGCCCAGCAGCGGGAGTGGTTGGATCACTATGGTGGCGCGAATCTCTTGGCTCAGCGGCAGCGGGTGTCTGAGTGCTACCGGGCATGGCAGGAGAATCAGCGCCAACTAACGGCGTTCCAAGAGGTAGAACAGCAGCGATTACAACGGCTGGATCTGCTGCAATTTCAACTGAGGGAGCTTGAGTCGGCCAACCTTGAGGATGCCCAAGAGCTAGAGCAGTTACAGCAGGACTATCAGCGGCTGAGCCACCTCCACGAGTTACAGGAGCAAAGCCAGCGCGCCTACTATTGGCTGGAGGAGGCAGAACCCAGTGCTAGGGAATTATTAGGACAAGCGCAGGTGGCGCTAGAGGCCTTGATCCCCCTCGACCCCACCCTAGCCCCAGTCCTCGAACTGCTAGAGGGGGCGATCGCCCAAGGGGAAGAGGCCGCCCGGCAACTGCGCAGCTACGCCGATACCCTCGAGGCTCAGCCAGATGCATTGGATCGAATTGGCAGCCGCATTCACGTACTGCAACGGCTGTGTCGTAAGTACGGACCGGATCTCGCCAGCGTGATTGCCTTCCGCGATCGCACCGCTGCCCAACTGCGGGAATTGCAGGATCACCACGCTAATTATGAACACCTGCACCAGCGCAGCCAAGAACTACTGGCCGAACTCCGCAGCGCCAGTGACCAGCTTCATCACCTGCGGCAACAGGCGGCTGAGCGCCTAGAGGCGGAACTCCTAGACCATCTCCAGCCATTGGGGCTAGCTCATGCCCGTTTTCAGGTGCACTTCGAGTCCGTGCCCCCCAGTAGCTACGGTGGGGATCAGGTCACCTTTTTGTGGAGCGCCAACCCGGGACAGCCCCTGCAACCCCTCGGAGAGGTGGCCTCCGGTGGTGAAATGAGTCGGTTTCTGTTGGCATTAGAAACCTGCCTAACAACACAACAAACGGCGAAAACATTGATTTTTGATGAAATTGATGCCGGGGTATCGGGTCGCATTGCCGCGGCGATCGCCGACCGTTTGCAGCAGTTGAGCCGCCACCATCAAACCCTGTGTGTGACCCATCAATCCCTCATTGCGGCGGCAGCGGATCACCATTACCACGTCCATAAGCTCAGTCGTCACGCCACCACTACCGTTGCCGTCCATTACCTTGACGCAGAAGAACGCCTGCACGCGCTGGCGGATTTAGCCGGGGGCGATCGCTCCGCTGCGGCTCTCTCCTTTGCCAGCCGGTTGCTAGAGCAACAACAACAGCGACAAATACAGCAACCCCATCCGCAGGTTCCCATTAAATCTTGA